A stretch of DNA from Salmo trutta chromosome 12, fSalTru1.1, whole genome shotgun sequence:
gatcccgcaggtgaagaagtcagatgtggaagtcctgggctggcgtggttacacatggtctatgtttgtgaggccggttggacgtactctaaaatgacgttggaggcagtttatggtagagaaattaatattcagTTATCTGGCAACATTCCtccagtcagcatgacaattgcattCTCCTTCAAAACTTATGACATctggtggcattgtgttgtgtgacaaaactgcacattttaaattggccttttattgtccccagcacaaggtgcacctgtgtaatgatcattctgtttaatcagtttcttgacaTACCACActtttcaggtggatggattatcttggcaaaggagaaatgcttactaagagggatgtaaacaaagttgtgcataacatttgagagaaatatgctttttgtgcatatggaacatttcttggatttttttatttcagctcatgaaacgtgggaccaacactttacatgtagcatttatatttttgttttgtgtagATCACAACGGCAGCAGAAGAGTAACACTATGAATCATGCAATCATTTAAAAATATGGTTTCCATTAGCCGAATCCCAGATCGGTTTGAGTTGTCTTGCCAAGCCATATGGTTATTGTCATGCCATGAGTTGACTATACAttacaacagatctgggaccaggccagtGTTCAGATGATTTCAACTTACCGGTATGAATGCTGTTGTTGGCAGGATCTGAACTATCAGAGCACATGGCTGCCGCGCTCCCAGGGGGCGTGTAACTTCAAGGAGTGGTCCTACGAGAAGGTCTACCTGGAAGGATGTCCATCCGGGGTCGACCCCTTCTTCATACCCGTTGCCAAGAGCTGCGATTGCATCAAATGCAAGACGGACAACACCGACTGTGATCGCATAAGCATGGCAACACCCAGCTGCTTAGGAAGCCCACTAGAAATGTAATACTGTAGAGTTAGGCTGTTGCAGCAGCCACAGTTTATGTTAAGCAACGGTTTGACTATTCTATGGTACCGTTTCCATTGTTGATGTGCTATCACAATAAAACACTAcggaagtctaaaagtatttgcttttaaaatatacttaagtatcaaaagtaaatgtataaataattAAACAAACCAGACTGCACTcactttttttatttacagatagccaggggcaggGTCCAACAagataatttacaaacgaagcatgtccttagtgagtccaccagatcagaggcagaagggatgaccagtgatgttctcttgatatgtgtgtgaattagaccagggatgttctcttcataagtgtgtgtgaattagaccattttcctatcTTGTTAAGCataaaaaatgtaacaagtacttttgggtgtcagggaaaatgtatggagtaaaaagtagtcaaaaatatttttaaaaagtacAGATAACCAaagaaactacttaagtagtactttacacaactgtgaCTATAGGACATTTATCATTACCCAAAAATAGACCTAATAGGTCACAGAAAATAATTGTGAAATTGCACAGAAATACCCTGTAATGGAGATTATCTGTGGTAAAGCAGAACACTTGTTTTGACCGCTTAACACCTCGTGAACATTTCTAGGAAACTGTTGCAAAACCACACACATGATACTGAAGAAGTCACCAGTCATCACCGGTAATTATTATAAACTTTTTGTAGGGCTCACCACAAGGGTTGGAATCTGGACACACATTTTTTTATATGAATTAAGACCAATGTAATTGACAGCTGTGGGcacaaaaaaaaaagatgtaaTCACTAATCAAAACAAGTGGAGAATTGCAAAAACCATAATGAGGAAAGGCAGAAAATGAAACATGGAAAATTCTTCAGGCATTCATACTTTCTAAAAAAGGTGGAAACAAATCTCCGTCATATACCTCTTTTTCCTTGCATGAGTTCTCGTAGCGAGGTACCGGCGTAGTGCATGCGCACACACGTTCTTGAATTGATCCTCTCGGTACAGGAACTAAACTACATATACAATGTTTAGAACACTTGGTTGAAATCATTGTGGGAGtattatttcttattcatttacTCTTGATACATCTT
This window harbors:
- the fshb gene encoding follitropin subunit beta isoform X2, translated to MYCTRLRTLQLVVMATLWVTPVWAGTDCRYGCRLNNMTITVEREDCHGSITITTCAGLCETTDLNYQSTWLPRSQGACNFKEWSYEKVYLEGCPSGVDPFFIPVAKSCDCIKCKTDNTDCDRISMATPSCLGSPLEM